A window of the Bacillota bacterium genome harbors these coding sequences:
- a CDS encoding FliI/YscN family ATPase produces MAEARLAKFPQAPELHWAAASRAVRRSRLLARQGRVRQVVGLLVEAEGPLSEVGELCRVEEGGGEALAEVVGFREGRTLLMPLGALQGIRPGARVEALGRRLEIGLGEEMLGRVLDALGQPMDGGGGWRVEERRPVLAEPPRPFERRPIDEPLSVGVRVIDGLLTIGRGQRVGLFAGSGVGKSTLLGMMARGTDADVNVIALVGERGREVGDFLGRDLGADGLARSVVVVATSDQPPVVRMKAAHTATAIAEFYRDRGMNVLLLMDSVTRFAMAAREAGLATGEPPASKGYPPSVFAALPLLLERAGKTASGSITGFYTVLVEGDDMNEPIADAVRGILDGHIVLSRRLASRGHYPAVDLLESVSRLMPQVTSPGHQALAQTYRRLLSVYREAEDLIQVGAYRPGSSREIDDALARIDAMNAFAVQGQESRVEMESTLRQLEELFQGVPG; encoded by the coding sequence ATGGCTGAGGCCCGGCTGGCCAAGTTCCCGCAGGCGCCGGAGCTCCACTGGGCGGCGGCCAGCCGGGCGGTCCGGCGGAGCCGGCTCCTGGCACGCCAGGGGCGGGTCCGCCAGGTGGTGGGCCTCCTGGTGGAGGCGGAAGGTCCCCTCAGCGAGGTGGGCGAGCTCTGCCGGGTGGAGGAAGGCGGGGGGGAGGCGCTGGCGGAGGTGGTCGGCTTCCGCGAGGGACGCACGCTCCTCATGCCCCTGGGGGCGCTGCAGGGGATTCGGCCTGGCGCCCGGGTGGAGGCGCTGGGGCGGCGGCTGGAGATCGGCCTGGGCGAGGAGATGCTGGGGCGGGTGCTGGACGCGCTGGGCCAACCCATGGACGGGGGAGGCGGATGGCGGGTGGAGGAGCGCCGGCCCGTCCTGGCCGAGCCGCCGCGACCCTTCGAGCGGAGGCCCATCGATGAGCCGCTCTCGGTGGGCGTCCGCGTGATCGACGGGCTCCTCACCATCGGGCGCGGGCAGCGCGTCGGCCTCTTCGCCGGCTCGGGGGTGGGCAAGAGCACGCTCCTCGGCATGATGGCGCGCGGCACCGACGCCGACGTCAACGTCATCGCCCTGGTGGGCGAGCGGGGCCGCGAGGTGGGGGACTTCCTGGGGCGCGACCTGGGCGCCGACGGGCTGGCGCGCTCCGTGGTCGTGGTGGCCACGTCGGACCAGCCGCCCGTGGTCCGCATGAAGGCCGCCCATACGGCCACGGCCATCGCCGAGTTCTACCGGGACCGGGGGATGAACGTCCTCCTCCTGATGGACTCGGTCACCCGCTTCGCCATGGCCGCCCGGGAGGCGGGCCTGGCCACGGGCGAGCCGCCGGCCTCCAAGGGGTATCCCCCCTCGGTCTTCGCCGCGCTTCCCCTTCTGCTGGAGCGGGCGGGCAAGACGGCGAGCGGCAGCATCACCGGCTTCTACACGGTGCTGGTCGAGGGCGACGACATGAACGAGCCCATTGCCGACGCGGTCCGCGGCATCCTCGACGGCCACATCGTCCTCAGCCGGCGCCTGGCCTCGCGGGGTCACTACCCGGCCGTCGACCTGCTGGAGAGCGTCAGCCGCCTGATGCCCCAGGTCACCTCGCCGGGGCATCAGGCCCTGGCCCAGACTTACCGCCGCCTCCTCTCCGTCTACCGCGAGGCGGAGGACCTGATCCAGGTCGGCGCCTACCGGCCCGGTTCGAGCCGTGAGATCGACGACGCGCTGGCGCGCATCGACGCCATGAACGCCTTCGCCGTGCAGGGGCAGGAGAGCCGGGTGGAGATGGAGAGCACGCTCCGCCAGCTGGAGGAGCTCTTCCAGGGGGTGCCGGGATGA